The segment tggtacttaacattttgttttaatcaacccgtataatatacgggtctcacaactagtccTTTATATTATCTTAAAACTTTGATGCAATTTTCTAAGACAATATTATTGAGCGTCATCTACAAAAATCTAATACttctataaatgattttttttaaactacaTTTTTTACTTGAAAGCAACCGTTACAATATATTTGTGAGATTAACCGAGATATGTTTCTCAACATTGTCTTGTTAACAATTACTTTTAGTTTTTCATCATTATCAAAAacattattaaattatatatcaacCCAAATATGCATCTAAGCAAAGATTGTATTATTtacatattttaaatttaaaatactatggaaaataattttaattttttacttgGCAATCTGTCCAATTATGTGATGTGGGTATGTCTTTTTCAACAAGCTATTCTTTTACGGTACGTTTATGATGATATTTATGAAGGAATGTTTGTGTGGAATGTGTTATGGTATGTTACATGTTTAATGTATTTTGGTATATAACCATATTTTCTCATGTAcacattttatgatcttgggtgCAACAGTTTCTATAGATAGAAAACTGTGAATTACCATCATAATCCTTACCTAAACATGTATCTCAGGACTATCATAGCTTCAAGTTCGAAGGACAATGAGAAGATGTAGAGGGTCAAGGGATTTTAGTCTGCACACTGTTAAGTATGTGGATTTCCATTATATTTCTTTGAGTTAGACTTTTGTTTTTAAGACTTTTATACACCTAGGACTTTTGTTGCTTATGTGTATCCTTGATACATAAAAGGCATACTTGTTTTAAAATGTGATATACTAACTTGGACTATATATATTATTGACGATTTCAGTGTCAAGAAGGTGTTTCTTTCATGCTTTTAAACAACTTTATGGAACACTTTATTCGTTTACCTAACATCAATTTCTACGTTAAGTCAACAATAACTCGTATGACAAGAAACTCCCAATATTTATCTCTTTTGGGTTGATTCTCAATATTAGGCCAACCCAAAAAGGATTTTGCTTCTAACTAAAGTATATACCTatttagttatgggcttaaacatctTAATCTAAAAGTTTAGCCATAATACAATAATCACAAAAATGATTGTATTTTTCTATATCTAATTGATGAATTTTCTTCAAAACTTCTTTTGAAGCATGTCCTAGTCTTTTATGCCATATTGCTTGTTTGCCAAAAACCGCCACGACCATTTTATTTTTCTTGAGCGGCTCCAAGTAATACAAGTCGTCACATTCCTTACTTGTCCCAATCAGGTTCTTCGAATGCACGTCATGGATGAACCAGATGTCCAGAAGGAATGTTAGTGAACATTGCAAGTCACATGAGAACATTATCGGTCCCTTCAATGGGAATGGTTTCACTATTCGGAATGGTCAGACTAATGCCATCTTTGTTTTATTTAATGGATTTCAACCAATTTTTATGGTGGTTATATATTCACTAGCCCCCGAGTCTATAATCCATGAATTTCTAGGATTATTTATGTTGATCAAATTTTCTTGAGGAGCATAAAGTATCTTACCATCCATATTAGCCTTTGAGGCATGTTCTTGTGGTTTCATCGATTGGGTCATTTGAACAAGATTGTTATATTCCTCCTTTGTAATGTTGGTATTGCTTTGCTGGTTCACTTTGGACATATTTGCAGCCCTTAGTTGTAGTTTCTTCCCAGTTGACCTTTTGTGTTGATAGATATCATATTCCACCTTGTGTTGATAGATATCATATTCCACCATTCTGGATAAAATGCTATTTGGAAACAGCCATCCATAGTATGGCTCCCCTTTCGACAGTGGTTGTCTTTCGTCGTCCCTTTTTTTGTAATCATCTCTTCTATTGTTTAGAGTATTGGTCTTTTGTTGTTGTCGGTTAAAGTTTCTTCTGTTTGCTTGGAAGGCAGCAACTTCTCATGTGGTCTATCAGCAGTTTCGATGATGCGTTATTGTTCATCTTAACTCACGAGATGGTAGGTTATTCCAAGAAGTGGATGGGTGCTCATAATCTGTGTCTTGACTGTGTTGAACTCATCATTGAGATCCATCAGGAAATAATAAAGTTGTTCTTTGTCACGTAGTTTAGTAATCTCTTTTGGAGATGTTGCATTTACAACCTTGACATTTAAACAACGATAATTGGGTTATCGATTGATTTTCGTCCCAAACGCTTCTTAATTTGGTATAATATAGAGACAGTTATGCGTTCTTGGTGAATAGCGGTAATGGTGCGTCTGAGCTCATAAGCCACTGGGGTGTTTTCCTTATTGAACCTTTCTTCAAGATCTATCCATAAGTCGTGGGCGGTGATAGCGTATTTAACGCTACCTTTTGTTTCCTTGTCCACGGAACTAGAACTAATGAGCCATCCATCGCACTATGGCATTGCATCACTTCCAATTCATCAGTTTCGAAGAATCATCAGCAGGCATTCGAATAGACCCATCTACAAACCATATCTTGTTCTTTGCAAATAATGCTTTTGTCATCTCCATCTTCCAATCATTGTAGTTTCCATCGCAAAGTACGTAGATTATCGCCAACAAAGTTTTGTCCTGGGTGATCGACATAAGCAAGAAAATATGAGGACGAGATGTCTATGATCGACGTCTGTTTCTTGTCACCGGAATGTTCGTCGGTGCGCCGATCATCGTTTAGAACAAACTAAGTTTAATTCTCATGTTTGCTTTGATACCGTAATATATTTCGAGAAATTGATTTCATTGATTAATTAAATTTGATTACAATCCCTAGATTTATAGGGTAAAAGCAAAGACTTCTAAAAGGAATCTAAAACTAAAATTAGGAAAAACAAAATACTTATAAAACAAGCAACCTTGTTTAACAAGGAAACGTGACGTATCACTACAAGAAAAGTTAGCATTAGCGGCGACAGCCAGCAATAGCGGCAACACGTAAAAGACGCGTTACGTGTCACCGCTATTGCTGgctgtcgccgctaaaggcgtcACAGCTAATGCTTTCATTTAGCGATCCGCGTCATTTTCACCCCAGTCGTCCGATTTGTTTTCAATCTAACGGTTGTTAAGGAAAAGGGAAAGGCGCGCTGAGTTTTCCCTCCgtgtgtcgccgctaatgccctaatgtcgccgctattgccATACGTCGCCGCTAATAGGCATCGCCGCTAATGCTAAACGCATATACCCTTCACAGTTTACCTTTCTGCCATTCACAGCTTATACCCATAACTCTTTATCTCTCGTTTTTTCTTCAATATCTCGCAATTTTTCAACTTGGTGGACGCATTGCTTCTTGGACCGGTGCTAGCTAGCTTCTCCTTCCCTCAAGGCAGCCACAATACCGCCACAACCCCAACCAAGGTCGACATTTAGCCAAAATTCCGAAATTGCCCCCAACCAAGGTCAAATTTCTCATCTTCTTTATGATTTTTCTGTTTTAGATGATAAATAGTGAGTATTTTTCAAGTATGTTGAGTGATTATGTttgtattttgatatatgaatTGGTTATGCATTTTGTTGGATTGTATGTATTTTGTTGGTTATGCATTTTGTTGGATTGTTGAATTATTATGTGTGTTTTGTTCACATTTGTGGGAATTTTGTTGGATTGTATGTATTttgttgaaatttatgtttagattacatTGAAGTTATACCACATTGCCTTAACATGAAACTtagatatatatatttgtatgaaattggaatatgcaaattggattaaattggaatatgcaaattgtatgaaattgaatatatatatttggcttaattgtatgaaattggatgaaattgaaatatgcatttagcttaattaggttattgaaatatgaaattggatgtatacatttagcttaattaggttattaatagcaacttacttctagtaatgtattgtatatggtttgaaagtgcttaattttgttagtgacttaatgtttggccaacttaatagcaacatacttttagtgacttaatgttggtcattacaactttagctttaattaggttattaatagcaacgtacttctagtaattttaatttaattatagaataaatttaaattaatttaaaaaaaacattaaaaaaataataaattagttgtaaatgaagttaatattaatattaaaataaaataaagttagtttaataaattaaaattaataaagttagtttaataaattaaactaataacaaaaaagaaaatattaaattaattataaaatctaattaatttacctttagaatcaaattaagttacctttataaaatcaaattatattaattaCAAAACTAActtaatagcaacatatttttagtgatttaAAATAGAGTtaatgttaaaattaaaataaaataaagttagtttaataaattaaaatgaaaataaagttagtttaataaattaaaccaataacaaaaaagaaaatattaaattaattataaaatctaattaatttacgtttagaatcaaattaagctacatttataaaatcaaattatattaattataaaactaacttaatagaaaatattaaattaattataaaatctaattaatttacctttagaatcaaattaagttccctttataaaatcaaattatattaattataaaactaacttaatagaaaatattaaattaattataaaatctaattaaattacctttagaatcaaattaagttacctttataaaatcaaattatattaattaCAAAACTAActtaatagcaacatatttttagtgacttaaaataaagttaatgttaaaattaaaataaaataaagttagtttaataaattaaaatgaaaataaagttagtttaataaattaaaccaataaaaaaaatattaaattaattataaaatctaattaatttacctttagaatcaaattaacttacatttataaaatcaaattatattaattataaaactaacttaatagaaaatattaaattaattataaaatctaattaatttacctttagaatcaaattaatttacctttataaaatcaaattatattaattataaaactaacttaatagcaacatatttttagtgacttaaaataaagttaatgttaaaattaaaataaaataaagttagtttaataaattaaaatgaaaataaagttagtttaataaattaaaccaataacaaaaaagaaaatattaaattaattataaaatctaattaatttacgtttagaatcaaattaagttacATTTATAAAATCAaactttattaattataaaactaaCTTAATAGCAACATACATTTAGTGACTTAAAATAAAGTtaatgttaaaattaaaataaaataaagtttgtttaataaattaaactaataacaaaaaaaatattaaattaattatccCGTGTTGGAATACTTTTTGAATCGTCAACTTTATGAATACTCTACTTGATTTTTGTTTCCCGTAAAGTAAACCTTAAACACTAAATTATGTTTCAGTTGcatcatgtctattgataaaagCTGGACTACTAATCCACATCGTCAATCTCCCAAGTTCCAGCTAGGACTCGACACTTTTGTCGAGAGATCCATGTTACACCTAGATTGTAAAGGTGAAACCAGATGTCCGTGTGAGAAATGTGATAATCGTTACTTCATGAATCCGAAAGCAATGAGACGTCATGTTCGTATATATGGTTTCAGTCAATCATACAAAACATGGATATATCACGGTGAACCTTTAATCCCTCCAGTTGTAGATGCCGTATCGCCAAGCAACGAGATGGCTGATGTTATTGACGATGTTATGTGGGAGTCGAGAGAAAATGATATAAAcctcgatgaaggaacctcgaatACAGGGGGTAGTGGTGTCGATGATGATTTTGAAGAGTTGTTAGAGGCAGTCGAAACCAAGTTATATCCTGGTTGTACGTTTTCATTCCTTGATTTTTTTAGCAAAGCTGATGCATATGAAGGTcaacaacaaatggactgatagTTCATTTGATCAACTCCTTGAGTTGTTGCATTCGGAATTTCCACCGGGCAACAAGGTTCCCCGTTCATATTATTTAGCAAAAAAGAAACTGAAGAAGTTAGGTTTGGGGTACGAGTCTATTCATGTGTGCAAAAACGATTGTTTTCTCTTCTGGAAGGAACACAAGTCATTGCAAGTTTGTCCCGTTTGTAAAGAGAGTCGGTGGATTGATAAAAACACCAAGGGTAAGAAAGTGGCTCATAAGGTGTTACGGTACTTTCCAGTGGCCCCTAGACTACGCCGTTTGTATTGTTCACGGTACACTTCCAAAAATATGATATGGCATAGTACTGGGAGATCAGAAGATGGTGTGATGCGTCATCCCGTTGATGGAGAGTCTTGGAAAAAAATTGATGTAGATTTCCCTGACTTCTCGAGTGAACCTCGCAACGTACGACTAGGGCTGGCAGCTGATGGCTTTAATCCATTTGGTAACATGTGTAATCCGCATAGTACGTGGCCGGTTGTACTCACCACTTATAATCTGCCACCATGGCTTTGTATGAAAGAGTCATCATTCATGTTGGCCTTGTTGATTCCCGACCCTAAAGCGCCTGGAAAGGACATAGATGTTTTCCTTAGGCCGTTAGTGGAAGAGCTTAAGTTTTTATGGCAATCAGGCATACGCATTAAAGACGCAGTGACAAACACATTCTTCACGATGAAAGCTATGTTGTTATGGACAATAAACGACTTTCCAGCTCGTAGTAGTTTATCGGGTTGGAGCGGACAAGGGTATAGAGCATGCCCGACTTGCAATGAAGACACTCCTTCGTATCGTGCAGTAAACAAAGTCGTTTATATCGGTCATTGTCGGTTTTTAGATGCTGATGATCCATTAAGGATGAGTTTGAAATTTAATGGGCAACCAGAGACAAGACCCTCTCCTAGACACTTTACTAATGAAGACATACAAGAGCAACTAGGTCGTCTAATACTTCGTAAACCGGGTAAACATCCTAACACTCTCAAAGAAAACATGGATCGGCAAGGATTCGAGTTGAACTGGTCGACACGTAGCATATTTTTCGAGCTCGAGTATTGGTCTTCTCTACAGCTGAAACACAACATAGATTTGATGCATGTCGAGAAAAATGTGGGTGAGAGTCTTTTGGGTACTTCTATGATGAATGATAAGAGTAAAGACACATCAAATGCACGTGAGGACTTGAAAAATCTGAATATCCGGCGTAATCAATGGTTGCAAAAAAAGGGTAACAAGTTCACTAAACCACATGCAAGCTACTCATTCAAGAAACCTGACCGCAAAATCTTTTGTCAATTTATAAGAGATGTTAAATTTCCTGATGGTTTTGGATCTAACATTAGTAAGAAAGTGGTAGATAATGATACTAACATTATTGGGTTGAAATCTCATGACTATCACATTCTTATGCAACGTTTGATACCGATTGGAGTTAGAGCGTTATTGGACAAAGAAACTTCTACACCAATTGTAGATCTTTGTATGTTTTTCAAGCAAATTTGCTCCAGAACACTAAAGGTGGAGGATATGAGgaaagcaaaagaagacattattAGAATCTTGTGCAAGTTAGAGTTGATTTATCCGCCAACGTTTTTCGACATTATGATTCATTTAGTTTTGCATTTACCTGATGAAGCGATTGCCACAGGCCCAGTATGTATGAGATGGATGTATCCGTTTGAAAGGtatatgaaaaaactaaaaaactatgtcAGAAATAAGGCGAGGCCGGAAGGTTGTATAGCTGAAGGTTATATTGCTGAAGAAGCTTTGACATTTTGTTCGATGTACCTTCGAGATGTCAATCGCCTTGAAAGAAACGAAGACGTTGTCATTGAAAAAACAAAGTTTTGGATGTTTGAGTCCAAGTGTCGACCGACGAGCGCAACGCAAATCAAACATCTTGATATAACAGTGAAACGTAATATTGAATGGTTTATATTGAATAGTTGTCAAGAAGTCAGACAATACATCGAGTAAGTGTTCTTAATTATCTTTCATTATTTATTGTTACTTTTTTCCAttcatcaattatatatatatatatatatatatatatatatatatatatatatatatatatatatatatttcatcaaTATAGAAAATTCAAATCTGAACATCCTGAAAGTGACGAAAAGACCGAATTTCCCAACTGGTTTCTTGAAAAGGTAATCATAATTAACAAACAAATATCTTTCATAAATTTAATGAATCaagaatacataacacataaacata is part of the Lactuca sativa cultivar Salinas chromosome 7, Lsat_Salinas_v11, whole genome shotgun sequence genome and harbors:
- the LOC128127381 gene encoding uncharacterized protein LOC128127381: MIWHSTGRSEDGVMRHPVDGESWKKIDVDFPDFSSEPRNVRLGLAADGFNPFGNMCNPHSTWPVVLTTYNLPPWLCMKESSFMLALLIPDPKAPGKDIDVFLRPLVEELKFLWQSGIRIKDAVTNTFFTMKAMLLWTINDFPARSSLSGWSGQGYRACPTCNEDTPSYRAVNKVVYIGHCRFLDADDPLRMSLKFNGQPETRPSPRHFTNEDIQEQLGRLILRKPGKHPNTLKENMDRQGFELNWSTRSIFFELEYWSSLQLKHNIDLMHVEKNVGESLLGTSMMNDKSKDTSNAREDLKNLNIRRNQWLQKKGNKFTKPHASYSFKKPDRKIFCQFIRDVKFPDGFGSNISKKVVDNDTNIIGLKSHDYHILMQRLIPIGVRALLDKETSTPIVDLCMFFKQICSRTLKVEDMRKAKEDIIRILCKLELIYPPTFFDIMIHLVLHLPDEAIATGPVCMRWMYPFERYMKKLKNYVRNKARPEGCIAEGYIAEEALTFCSMYLRDVNRLERNEDVVIEKTKFWMFESKCRPTSATQIKHLDITVKRNIEWFILNSCQEVRQYIE